AATTTATATGCTAGGACACCCAGTCCTTCTGCATCTTAGAGCTCGACAATAATGTGCTTTTTCATTCATACCAAAATGGATAATTTCACAAGATTTTacatattatattccatttgctagATCTTTGCCTACTCATTTAACCAACCTATATCCCTTTGTAGTCTCCTTATGTCTTCTTCATATCTTATTTTCCAACTTACCATTGAGTTGTCAGCAAATTTAGCCACCATTTCTTTAGAGTCATGGAGCCATACAGCATAAAAAACAGTCTCTGCGGCTCATTGTGTCTATGCTGACTAAAAAACATCAAACTACACTAATTCCATTTATTTGCACTTAGTCCATAATCTACTATGCCCTGACATTTTAAGTACTCATCCAGACGCTTCTTAATATTGCAAGAGTACTTGCCTCCACAACTATCTCAGGCAGCATGTTCTATAATATTCTCTGAATGAAATTTTTTTTCCCTCAAAtctcctccagcccacttactcctcaccttaaacatagGCCCTCTGGTCTTCTTTTTGTGTGCCATGGGAAAAGATTCTcatgatctactctgtctatgtctctcataattttatatacctctTTCAGATCCTCCcccagcctcctctgctccaagaaaAACAAACCCAGactatccagtctttcctcataactgagacttttcatcTCCAGCAACGACTGTGCACCCTCTCCAGCACAGTCATTTCCTTTTGattgtgtggtgaccagaactgtatacagtatgcctaaccaatgttttataaagttgtacCAAGACTTCCTTGCTTCTGTATTCTGTGTccagctaatgaaggcaagcatcctgtatgccttcttcaccatcctgtcaaCCTGTGCCTGACACCTTCAAAGCATCTTTGGcctgtacaccaaggtccctttctTCCTCAATAATCTTTTGGGACCTACAattcattgtgtatatccttcccttattagacttcccaaaatgcatcaagtcatacttatcaggattaaattccatctgccattactgtGCTCAATTTGATtttactactcctcggatgctgcctgaactgctctgcttttccagcaccactctaatctagaatctggtttccagcatctacagtccttgtttttacctcaatttaCCAGCTGGTCAATagcagactgtagcctgagaccatcttcCTCGCTATCATCAACAACACCAATTTTTTATCACTAATTATAtcttctacattcacatccaagttgtTAATGTACATAACAAATAGCAAGAGCTCTCACATCAAACCCTGTGATACACCACTGATCACTAAAACATCACCTTAACCATCACCATTTGCCTCCTATTTGCAAGctaattttggatccagtttgccaatTTGCTTTGGATCCTATGGGCTCTTACCCTTTGAACCAACTTTCCACATGTGACCTTTCTGAAATCtgtgtaaaccacatcaactgcactatCCTCATCAATATAGTTAGTTGctctttcaaaaaactcaattaatcAGATAGGATCTCCTTctaataaatccatgctgactatcgctgATCAAAGCCTGTCTTTGCAAGTTGATTaactctgtccctcagaattgtttctaatcattttcctaccactgatgtcagactaactggcctgtaattaccTTCCTATATATCTCTGCTGCacctcttgaacaaaggaaccatacATTAGCTATCTTtcaatcatctggcacttcacctgtgacccGCAATGTATTAAATAtctccaccagggccccagcaatctcttgTTTGCCTCCCATAGCTATCTGGGAAATATCAGGCCTTGGCGATTTATGCAACTTTATCCCACTCAAACATCTAATATCATCTCCTTATTAATTTTAACATGTGCTAGATCCTCCCATCCCAATTGATATCCTGGCTATAATGTCACGGAGTCACcgaaatttacagcacagaaacagaccccttggtccaatgtgtccatgccgaccaggtatcctaatctaatctagtcccattttccagcacttaaagaacatagaaaatttacagcccaggaacaggcccttcggccctccaagcctgagctgatccaaataccacttggcctgtatcccgccaaacccttcctattcatatacccatccagatgccttttaaatgttgtaattgtatcagtgtccaccacttcttctgtcagctcattccatatatgcaccaccttctgtgtgaaaccattgcaccttaggtcccttttatatctttcctttctcacacttcttgactcccccaccccagggaaaagaccttgtctatttatcctatccatgcccctcatggttttataaacctctgtgaggtcacctctcagcctcagatgctccagggaaaacatcaccaggctctccctgtagctcaaatcctccaactctggcaacatccttgtaaatcttttctgaacattttcaagtttcacaacatccttccaacaagaaggagaccagaattgcatgcaatattctaaaagtggcctaaccaatggtcctgtacagctgcaacatgacctccaaactcctatactcaatgctctgaccaataaaggaaagcataccaaatgccttcttcactgtcctatcgacttgcgactctactttcaaggaactttgaacctgcactcccagctttctttgttcagcaacacctcccaggaccttaccatgaagtgtataatgtCTTTCTCTTCTGTGTCTATAGATGAGAAGTATTCATTTCAGACCTCACCCATGTGGCTGGCTACATCACAGGTTACTTCTTTGCTGTCTCATCAGCCTCACTGTTTCCTTGGTAATCTTTTTACTCTTGATATACTTATAAAATGCTTTGGGGTTTTCCATGATCTTATCTGCCAGAGATATTTCTGGGCCCCTTTTTGCCTCCCTAATTTCTTTTTTTAAGCAAGCCCTACACTCTCTACACTTTTGAAGGGCTTCCCCTGTTTATAATGTGCTGTATCTGACAAGCAAGGTTGCCTCTACATGCTGCTCTTGCTTTTCACTCTTAGAGAAACATGCTAGTTCTTTACTCATTTATATAAAATTGTAGAAAGTTGAAGccccaaccccaacactgatcaaTGTGGTACACCACTCGTTGCCCACATGAAAATGATTCATTTATACCTTTTATCTGTTTTCCAATTTTTATCCATGTTAATGTGTTACCTTTTGCACCATAAGTTTTTCttctccacaataacctttgatgtaGGATCTTATCAAATGCTTCCTGGGAGTTAAATTACAGTACATCAAATTCTCTTTATCCACAGCACATGTTCCTTCCTCAAAGAATTTCCATAAATTATTTAAATGTGTTTTTCCTttcacaaagccacattgactctgCCTGATAATGTTTAACTTTTCTAAGTGCCATACTGTAACTTATTTAATAGTAGTTCCTAGCGTCTCCTCTCTGACAGATATTCTGATGACTAGAAGATTGTTTTTAAAGggtgtcttcatggaggaatgtGAGGTGGAGAGGTGTATAGATATAATTCCAGACCTTGTGGGAAAGATATCTGAAAGTGCATGGGGATGCTCAAGAAACAGGAGTTAGATAGGAGGTGTGTAGCCATGGGAGGATTTGGAAAGAAGGATGCGAATTTACTAAACAAGACTTTCGTTGCACTGAGtcataatcatagagatgtacagcacgaaaatacgcccttcagtccaactcatccatgccaaccaggtatcccaacccgatctagtctcacttgccagcacccagcccatatccctacaaactcttcctaatcatatacccatccagatatcttttaaatgttacaattgtaccagcctctaccacttcctctcagagctcattccatacatgcactaccctctgcgtgaaaaagttgcccattagatctcttttatatctttttcctctcactctaaacctatgccctctagttctgggctccctcaccccagggaatagaccttggctatttaccctatacatgcatttcatgattttataaacctctgtaaggttacctctcagccttcgatgctccagggaaaacagccctagcctactcagcctctccttatagctcaaatcctcaatttAGGTCAGTAGTTACAGATCTGATAGGGGAGCAGAACTTTGATCAGTGTATTGGATGACTTCTAGTTTATGAAAGATAGAACGTGGAAAAACAGCCAGAAGTGCATCATCAAGAATAGTCAAGTCTAATGGTAACAAAGGCATGAAACTCAGGTCAGAAAGTGGGAATTATGTGGTGTGTAACTCACTTTCTGTCTCCCCAGTGCCTGTCCGCCATCTACAAGgtccaagtcaggagtgtgtagGATATTCTTCACTTGCCTAGTTGGGAATTGTTCCAtagacactgaagaagcttgacaccatccaagacaaaactATTTGCATAATTGGTATCCTATCTAACACCTAGAACATTCATTCACTCCACcgtaagacaggaacaggagtaaaccatttggtccctcaagcctgcttcaaCCATTCAATACGTCATGGTTGATCCAGTATTCCTTGTGTTTATTTTTCTGCaatttccctgtaacctttgattcacCTACTGATTAAGAATCTATCACAGCCTTAAATATATGCAATTACTCTGCCCCCATAGTTCTGtgtggtaaggagttccaaagaccgtCAACcctcaaagaaaaaaaaatcctcatctcACTTTTAATTTGGCATATCTTTATTGTGAGGCTGTCCCATCTTCCTAGCATTTACGTTGTCAAGTCCCTTAAggattctgtatgtttcaatgccATCACCTTtcatttatctaaactccattgaaCACAGTCTCAACCTGTTTTGCTCAGACCAGAggtcatcctagtgaaccttctttgaactgcctccaatgaatttgatctttccttaaataaggggaccagactgctcaatattccaggtgtagtctcaccagcaTCTTGCACAGTTGCTGTAAAACTACCCTCTTAAAATCAGAATCAACAATACATTAGCCTTTCTGATCACCCACTGCACCTCTATGATAGCTTTCTGTGTTTAATGCACAAGTACCCCCAGGTCCCTTGAGTTGCATCTTCTTGTagtttttctctatttaaataatgctGTTCTTtggttctcccttccaaaatgaacagcaTCACAATTTTTCTATATTATATCCCATTTGCTAacattttgcccacttacttaatcTATCAATAAATCTCTGTAAACTTTATCTCTCTCAAACTTGcctttccatctatttttgtatcatctgcgaaTTTGGCTACAGTACAATTCCTCCAATTCACTAATATATACTGTAAACCTTTGCGGTCTCAGCACTTCTTAGGTTTCATAGGTTCTTAGGTAACAAAGGCATGAAAATCAGGTCAGAAAGTGGGAATTATGTGGTGTGTCtccccaccatctacaaggtccAAGTCAGCACTTGTTAGGTTTCACCTTCTTAACTATAACCTTTACAACCAAAAAGAACAGGGTAACAGATACTTGGGGAGCACCACTGCCTGCAAGTTCTCTTCTAACCACACATTTTCCTAACTTGTAATTATATTGCTACTTCTTCACTAtagctgagtcaaaatcctagaagtccctacctaacagcactgtgggttaCCTACACCACATGAATTGACAGCAGTTTGAGAAGGTAGCTCATGGACACTTTCTCAATGCTAATTATGGATGACTAGCAATTGCTGGCCTAGCAATGATACCCAATGAATGTTCTTTTTAAATCAGAGATTATTAACAAAAAGTACTAATTTGAGTTCAATTCTCTAAAATGACAATTTTTAGCTGGCGGTAGGAACCATGTGACCAGTGGGGCTATTGTGATAGTATTAtagcattttaaaaatgtaacgTTTAATATGAAACATTCAGGTCTTCTTATATTGTTTAGGAAATTGATACGGTGCAAGTTACCTTAGAGAAACTACGTGGACTCTCTCAAGATGACAAAACAGAAAATGCCTTGTTACGATCTAGAATAGATGAACAGTCACAGCTCATCTGCATCCTAAAGCGTCGAGCAGATGAATTTTTACTGCGTTGCCAAGCTTTGGAGACAATTAATACTGAGCTGGAGAACCAGCACAAGGACCTCAAGCAGCAATTAGAGAATCAACTAAAGCAGTCAGCTCAGCTAGAGGCACGATTCATGGACCTGGCATTCAATCACCAAGAAATTATCAAATTCAAGGATGAATATAAGAGTCAGAATGCAGAGCTAAGAAAGCAAAATGAAAAACTCCGGAGAGAGAATGAAAGTATTTTCTGCAAAGCCCTGggacagaaagatgatgaaatatTGAAGCTCTCTAATGAGTTGGGAAATTGTTTAAAGCAATGCAAGGCACTCGAACAGGAATGCAAGTAAGCAATAAGAATGATAATTTCAGAATGTGACATGGGTTAATAATTTAAGCATAAATAAGTAATCTGTTGTTATAATGTTAATTTTAAAGTGAGATTGTATCAGCGTggatttgatttaattttaaaagaatGCTGTATTTCCAAATTCTCATCAGGTACACCACTAAATGCCTACCCAAGTGACTTTGTTGGCTTTTTCCAGAGTGCACATGAAATTCCAGCTCTTATCTGGGTAACTGTCTCTACCTTTTCAAGATAGCCTTCTGGCCACTTTGTACTTTTTGACTAATTGCATGGATTGTACCCTCCCactaaatagatgcatgcagaaAGTTTGTCTACTCTGATCTTTACTTCCTCATatataggaacatgggattgaaGGTAATTGTGCAAAATTACAAGAGGTTTAGACAAATTGGATTCAATTCAGTCATTTAATATTAACAGAATCTAAGAACAATGAGCACATTTATAAATTAAGGACAACAAATAAAAACTAGGAAATGCAGGAACAAACCTTTTTATGAAGGAGGACAAAGTATGTAGAACATGAATTACTATGAATTTCAGGCTGTTGACCATGCATACATTCAGGGTTATCCAAACTGTGGATGGATGTCTGACTTGATTTTCTTCTGACTGAACTCTTACTGTTCAGCCTTGTTATATTTTGGATAGTTCATTCAAAACTAATAATTAGATTATGTTGTTGCTCCTGTATTTCAGTGAGGTAACACTGAATTtacaaagaaaagaaaatgagtTCTTGCAGCAGAAAACAAGCACAGAGAAATTTTATCTGAATGAAGTGCAATCGTTAAGAGCAAAGCTGAAAGAATCAGAAGATCGATGCAATGGTATGTATTCAAAGATGTATGCAATACTAATATTCTACACAATTTCAAATTCTCAGAACAAGTCTGAACAAATGTTTTAGAATACCAGGAATATGCATCCTAAATTTAAGAAAGAATTTAAATGTTAGTAAACTTTTCATGTAATCTTTGCTTGTATTTATCAAGGTTTACAGATTCAGAGTTCCTAAATTTTGAAGCCTTTGACTGGTTTGTGTAAGTGGCAGTGCACATACACTATTCTGACTTTGAATAACCACCTTAATTAAAGTAATTTTATTGATATAGTTTTAGGTAGAATTGAACAAAGTTTTAATATGACTTATCAAAAAGGCCTTTTTTAGTACTTTTCCATTGGGACTACTCTGTTATGAAGAGCATACTTGAAGTTACAGATATATATCAAGGTGAAAATATGACTTGATACATTGATATTTGTACCTTTGTTAATCGGAAATGTGGGCTGTTTTAAGTGGCTGAACTGAAGCAGAAAGAAGCTGAAGAAAACAGATGTCATGAAGAAACAGAATTACTTCATAAATTGCATGAACTATCCAAGGAGAAGGAAGAACTGCTGACACTTTCTATGCAACGAGGGAAAATAATACAGGTTAATTTGAATATATAAGAGAATATCAATTCAAAATAAAGAAGAAAGTAGCTTCTAATATATATTAACAATGCCTAATTTATTCCTCATATTTGAGAAACAAACAGCTtaaattggatgctgcctgacctgctgtgcttttccaacaacacatttttcagctctgatctccagcatctgcagtcctcactttctcctagattaaATTGTTTACATTGTTAAAACATTACCATTTATTTAATGCCATGTAAAATTGCGATTCGTCAGAGGGTGCAACCTTTTATACAATGGATCCATTAAGCTCTGCACTTGTCAGTTCTATGCCCAAAGATAAAAGTATTTGAATCAGCAACATACCTCATCCTCCTGTTCCCCCTCACTCCGGTTAGCAGGATGTCTCGTGCCTCAACAGTCATCTTTGAGGTATCTCAATATTTTCCTAACAGAATTATTTCGATTCCTCTGCTGGTCTCCtgggcaagtttttttttgtgttcaTAGCCATCAAAAAGAATGATTACTTTTCTCTTTGTAGAACTCTGTCATTTGGGTGCCCAGGATAGCCTTTCCTTATTCCTTTCACACTCAATGAATTATTTTTATCTTTTTCTTTTTCCAAGCACGTAAGGCATTTCTCTTAACATTTCCATTCTATTattccttttctcttgtttgctgAGGTACAGTACTCTTATAGTTCAATCATCAGAGATGTATTCCTGTCCACACACATAGTAAGGATAGCTTTGTTCGCATAGCCAACTGTTCTGAAACCTCTTCAAGCTAAGCTCAGATGTTCTTGCTTTGGGATATGAAATTCAGTATACTTCAGAAGAGATTCTTGCTGATCTCGTGATATTTGTGGATACATCATGGGACTTTGTATTAGAAGAAATCTGATTTCTGTATTATTGTGATGTACTGAAACATAGGACAAAGAAAAGGATGTTCAGCAACTGGAGGAGAAATTAAGATTGACAGAAAAAGCAAGAAAGAAAGCAGAAGATCGGTAAGGAAATAGAAAATAACTAATATACTGTAATGTTGAATAACATTAGGTTTTCTGAACTTCTATGAGATCTAACACAGGTTTACAGAttgctgtttttatttttccCGTGTATGCATTTTCAAAGGCAGATATTGATTAATTAGTTAATATTTTGTATCTATAAATGTACAGTAATACAAGCTTAATAGTATTTCAGATAATTACATTAGTGACCATGATCATTCAGGTGCTGTAACATCTAAGTATCCCTGCCCCCTTCTATCTATCTGTCCTTTAAGAACATTATGttgtgaatgattttttttaaagggcTCCAAAGAGGCTAACACTGGCCTCTGCTTTTCCAGTAAAAATTAGAGGCTTAGCTTTCATTgctttgactcataatttctatATCTTTTACATCTTACATCAAGAAACACTATTAGTCTACACAATGAAGGGAATCCTTAATCTTCTtttgggcaggaaagtggatcagGGAATATTGAGCATAATTATAGGGTATTAAAAAATGGAAAaaggtcattcaacccatcatgtgTACTCTGCCTCTTTCAAAGATCTATTCAAATAGTTGTACACTCCAACTCTTTTCCATAACCCTTCAATTATTTATGCAATTGCCTTTTGCAATGTTCTTGATTATGCTTCCACCACTATTCAGCCTGACCTTTAGATATCAGAATAAGTCAATGTATGGTTTTTCTTCCCCTTGTGATGTCTCTGGCTCTTTTTTTTGAATTACTTTGAATCTGTGTCCTCTGATTACTTATCCATCTGCCATTATAAACAGTTTCTTCATATTTATCAAAACTGTTCATGTTTTGAACATTTCTATATCTTTTCTTAATCTTGTTAGCTTTGAGAACAATTCCACCTTCTCCAAACTTTTGATATAACTGAAAACATCTTGCAAaccatcttggtaaatctcataGGCATTGAAGGCTTTGacatctcacagcgccagagatccaggttcaattcccgcctcaggcgactaactgtgtggagtttgcacgttctccccgtgtctgcgtgggtttcctccgggtgctccggtttcctcccacagtccaaagatgtgcaggtcagatgaattggccatgctaaattgcctgtagtgttaggtaaggggtaaatgtaggggtatgggtgggttgcgcttcgacggggcggtgtggacttgttgggctgaagggcctgtttccacactgtaagtaatctaatctaatctaatctttcctaAATTGTAgtgtccagaattgcacacaatatctcACCTTGAAGTTGAAATAGTATTTTATTGAAATCTAACATATCGCCTTTGCACTCAATGTTCTAACAATGGCTTATAATAGTCTTCTCAACTTGTCTTGCTTCCTCAAGTGATGTATGTATACACATGCCCATGTTTCTTTATTCCTGTGTGCTTTACAAATTTAACATTTCATGCATATTGCCTCATTTCATTCTTCCcaattaaataaatgacttgataGATTTTTGTGCTAAATTTACTGACAactaaagtggtcaagaaggcacgcttgccttcattggctggGCATCGAATGTAAAAGTTGGCGGGTTATGTTTCAGCTTATTAAACATTAGTTAGGCTGCCTTTAGAATAGTGCTTGCAATTCTGGATGCCACACTACCAAAAGTACGTGAatgttttagagagggtgcagacaaggtttaccgggatgttgcttggactggagggttttagttatgaggagaagTTGGATAAACCCCAATTGCTTTCACTGGAAATACTGATCGACAACCcgatagagatttacaaaattatgagaggcataggtagggtggatagtcagaggctttttccccggGTGGAAAGATCAACTatgagagggcacaggttcaagttaGGAGGGGGAAGATTTAGGGGAGAAGTGCAGGGAAAGTTTTTGACACAGAgaatgggtgcctggaatgctcTGCTAGTGGACGCAGGCATGTCAGGAATGCTTAAGGCATATATTTATAGACACATGAATGTGAGgcgaacagagggatagaaaccacATGTGGGCAATAAGTACCAGATCTGAATAAGGTTTAGGAATCAGCACAGGttttgtgggctgaatggcctgatcctGTGCTATGTTGTATAACATGTCTGACCACTATTTGTCTATTTAGTACATTTTTCAAGTTTTGAGTAATCAGTAGAGTTTAGTAATAAGCCCTGGATGTCTAAGTCCATGTAATGAATATGTATCATTAAGATTGAGAAAATATGCAGACTGTGATTATTTATGCCTTGCCAATCAAATTATGATTATCTTGGATGTAGAATGAAAAGGACCTTTCTCCCGTAGAAGAAGGAT
The genomic region above belongs to Chiloscyllium punctatum isolate Juve2018m chromosome 10, sChiPun1.3, whole genome shotgun sequence and contains:
- the LOC140482300 gene encoding coiled-coil domain-containing protein 89; the encoded protein is MERQEEPQKTARDFDRLVQDSKQEIDTVQVTLEKLRGLSQDDKTENALLRSRIDEQSQLICILKRRADEFLLRCQALETINTELENQHKDLKQQLENQLKQSAQLEARFMDLAFNHQEIIKFKDEYKSQNAELRKQNEKLRRENESIFCKALGQKDDEILKLSNELGNCLKQCKALEQECNEVTLNLQRKENEFLQQKTSTEKFYLNEVQSLRAKLKESEDRCNVAELKQKEAEENRCHEETELLHKLHELSKEKEELLTLSMQRGKIIQDKEKDVQQLEEKLRLTEKARKKAEDRFQYEAAVVNSNVKVKELQQQYQKSQEAYADLEREFEAFKKHSNDLLTKEKEVNEKIRHLIE